In Microbacterium enclense, the DNA window GATCGGGATCAACACCGCGATCACGGCGATGAGTCCGAAGACGAGCAGGGGGAGGAGGACGCGCAGCTTCACCCGGCGACCTCGAGACGGTAGCCGAACCCGCGGATGGTTGTGATGGTCAGCTCCGGCAGCTTCTGGCGCACCTGACCGAGGTGCACGTCGAACGAACGCGACGAGGTCGCGTACGCGTCACCCCACACCTCGTCGAGCACACGCTGCCGGCTGACCGCCTGTCCCGCCCGCCGCGCGAGCGCGACGAGGATGCCGAACTCATTCGGGGTGAGTGCGACCTCGCGGTGGCCGGCGATCACGCGGCGGGCGTCGACGTCGATGTCGACGTCACCGACCTCGACCCGCGTCGGCTCATCGGGCGGGCTGTAGCGACGTGTGACGGCCACCAGCCGGGCGAGGAGCTCGTGCAG includes these proteins:
- a CDS encoding response regulator transcription factor, producing the protein MHVLVAEDDGSVAAALVAALQRAGHSCTRVARGSDVLLRHRDAQVVLLDLGLEDMDGLDALRQLRAVSPIPVIVVTARGDERSTVRALSAGADDYLVKPVRLHELLARLVAVTRRYSPPDEPTRVEVGDVDIDVDARRVIAGHREVALTPNEFGILVALARRAGQAVSRQRVLDEVWGDAYATSSRSFDVHLGQVRQKLPELTITTIRGFGYRLEVAG